The sequence below is a genomic window from Myxococcus xanthus.
CAGACTTCCGCCTCGTAGTCGGTCGTCGACGTGAGCTGGTGCTCCCAGGTATTCCGAATCGCCCCTTCCTCTCGCGCGGCGACCGTCGTCCCCTGATTACCGCCTTTCTTCCCGCCGTCGTTGACCTGGCCCTTGTCCTGAACCGACTTCGCCGTTCCCTCGTGAGAGGTCACCGTGTACGGCTTCTTCTGTGCGATGTCCCGAAGGTCCCGGATGACGTCGTCATGCAGGTACGGAGGCTTTGCAACCCCGCGCGCTGCGGTCTTTCGTGCCGCCGGCCAGCCAGAACGGGTGGCGTTGGAGATTTCCGTCATGACCCTGGCGAGCGCTTCGGGCGAAGCGTTCTCCACGCTCCCCCGGCAGTTCATCCCATCCACCGCGCAGTTGAATTCATTCGCGTTGAGCCCCCCCACGGCCTGCGGTAGCGCACCAACGTCCGGCGCGGTGTAGTCCGCCAGGAGCGACAGGCCATGGCTGCGGCCATCCTGGATGGCCTGAAGCGTCTGGGAATGCGCCTCACGCTGGGAGGCATGCAGGTTGTCTACCATGACGTCGAGCCCCCGGATCGCGGCGTTGAAGCTGGACTCCAGGGCACGGACCTTCTGGTCGTACTCACGGCCCGCGTTGGCGAACTCGGTCGCGATCTTCGTCGCTTCAATGGCGTGCAAGCAGTGCTCGTAGCACCCCTTGCAACCGCACATGATTTTCTCGCGCCTTGCGAACTCCTTGAAGTTCGCCTCCGAGGCCCGCATCATCGAACCCGTCACGCTCGCCGCCACCATGTATGCGTGGATGCTGTTCATCGCGACGTAGGAAGCCGCGATGGCCCGGTTGCTGACTGCATAGTAATTGAGCGACCGCGCCTCCAGGACCGCCATGGAGTACGCCAACGCGTCGCTGTGCTGCTGCAAACCCATCTTCTGGCGCAGCGCATGTGCGAGGTTGAAGCTCAGCGTCACCATCAGCGCGAGCACCAGGAAGGACAGCGCTCCCAGGACAATGGATTGCCCTCGCTGTGCGCGTCTCCTGGCCGAGGCGCTCACGGCGCCTTGCCTTTGTAGGAGAATGGGAAGACGCATTCGTTGCTCCCTGGGAGGGCTGCCCGGTTGAGGAAGAAGTTGGACTGCATCCGCATGGTGTAGGTGGCGCGAATGGGGGTGATGTAGATTTTCTGCGCAGCCGCCTGCTCCAGGAGGGACTCCGTGCGGTCCGGTTTGTCGCCCTGATTCTTTGGATCGGTAGGCTTGCGATACATTCGCAGTTCCTTCTGCAGCTCGCGGCCACGGGTGGATTCGTAGATGACCCAGTCCGCGAAGGGGATGATCATCCGGTAGTTGAACGTCACCTGGACGCGCAGCTTGGTGCGGTGGCTCTCCTTCCAGCCCGTGGGCGCGGTGTTCCGGGGGTCATCGAAGTCCAGCTCCGGCCCACCTCCGCCGGCATCGCTCCGCGTGGGGCCGCAGACGGTGACCTGCGCGTGTTTCAGTGACGTACCGGGAATCTGGTTGCCCGACACGTCACGCCACTTGGCCTGGAACTCCGCCGCGCTTCCCACCGGGGGGATGTAAGCCCCCTTCTGCCCGGGAACGCTCAGCATCGGCATCAGCACCGCGAGCGCGGCCTTCTCCATCTCCTCGACCTTGGCGCTGTTCAGCGACCCAGCCCGCACAGCCTTGTAGGCGGCGTACTTGGTCAGCAGCCGCGCCTGGTGCATCAGCCCCAGCTGGAGGATGCCCAGGATGAGGAAGACGAACAGGGGAAGGACAATGGCAGCTTCGACGGCCGCCTGGCCCGACTGATTCCTCTCACGAATGCTGCCCATGGCGCCAAAGACTACCTAGCGCCCCCCGCAAAAAGGAAAACCCAGACCCCTCCCGGCCCGCAAATAATGGCATCCACTGTCAGACGCC
It includes:
- a CDS encoding TadE/TadG family type IV pilus assembly protein, with protein sequence MRLPILLQRQGAVSASARRRAQRGQSIVLGALSFLVLALMVTLSFNLAHALRQKMGLQQHSDALAYSMAVLEARSLNYYAVSNRAIAASYVAMNSIHAYMVAASVTGSMMRASEANFKEFARREKIMCGCKGCYEHCLHAIEATKIATEFANAGREYDQKVRALESSFNAAIRGLDVMVDNLHASQREAHSQTLQAIQDGRSHGLSLLADYTAPDVGALPQAVGGLNANEFNCAVDGMNCRGSVENASPEALARVMTEISNATRSGWPAARKTAARGVAKPPYLHDDVIRDLRDIAQKKPYTVTSHEGTAKSVQDKGQVNDGGKKGGNQGTTVAAREEGAIRNTWEHQLTSTTDYEAEVWSDANGGDHTPGGAHSGSHNFEGINANALSGCARSGNCFMKFRANPSSGRDWGQPRVYSYLTRRLRVGDPSRAPWELNASAQIQLDHGAQGTATLTLAAQDGVALSKALVYYHRFGANGWREAPNLFSPYWRAKLHPISSDEAAEVLEAAGNTDASRLARVPGVSL
- a CDS encoding TadE/TadG family type IV pilus assembly protein, coding for MGSIRERNQSGQAAVEAAIVLPLFVFLILGILQLGLMHQARLLTKYAAYKAVRAGSLNSAKVEEMEKAALAVLMPMLSVPGQKGAYIPPVGSAAEFQAKWRDVSGNQIPGTSLKHAQVTVCGPTRSDAGGGGPELDFDDPRNTAPTGWKESHRTKLRVQVTFNYRMIIPFADWVIYESTRGRELQKELRMYRKPTDPKNQGDKPDRTESLLEQAAAQKIYITPIRATYTMRMQSNFFLNRAALPGSNECVFPFSYKGKAP